The genomic interval CCACGAACATCAGTCCGTAGGGAATACCCACGAACCTTCGTCCGTGGGTAATATCCACGAACCTCCGTCCGTGGGTAATACCCACGAACATCAATCCGTAGGTAATTCCGTATGTAATCATGCATCCATCAAAATGTCTATTCATACATTTAAATGAGTGCCTTTTTTAAAACCTGTATAATTTAACATATCCAACacacatttaatttcaaattcaaatataacataattaaagTCTCATCATATAAaagataacataatataaagtCAAGTCCACTTgaaacatctaaaaatcaaaacaaacttGAAACATAACTAAAGATCCTAATTCAAAAGTCAAGTGAACTTGTAATGTAATTTGTTGTTCAAAAAAACTACAAACATAATCCTAATAATCTGCATAATGATTATCGTCATCTTGTTGTTGCGTAGGTGGTTCCTTTTGCCTTAGCGGTTCTTGTGGCGACAATACTTGTTAAGATTGTTGAGCAACAGAACTTCGTGCTTCGGAAGGAAGGAAAGGAAGAATGATACTAACCAATGATTTCACATGCTCGGTGAGTTTATCATTGTGTTCCTTATAATTTCGAACTTCTTCCTTTAGCAACAAAACGCTTGGTGAATCCTCAGAGGAACTTGAAGGTTGATTATAGGTGAGAGTATTACCACGTTTAAAGTTATGAGCCAAGTCTCCAACCCCGTAGATTCGACCTTTCTTCTTGCCACCTGCTGCAAGAAGCCAACTTTCAAGTCTAATTCTGTCTTCCTCTGCAGAATCTATGGGGGATGATCCAGATGCAACCTCTGATCTAACTTGGGAAAGTCTACTCTGAAATTCTTCCTATTATTGATACACAAAAATAATGTCATATGTAcaatatataactaaaataaagaaaaataacaacaaaatgTAACTCACGTGTGTACGTCTCGATCTTTCATCAACAAATTCACCACTACTTTTTTGTATATGAGTCTGCATAAATACCTCATCAATATATACAGGACGACCCAACTGTTTTGCCTATAAACaacaaacataaataatattatttttatgcaaAACAATACCATCCAACTTCTTAAACTTGATATAATCCAATGTAGTATTATCAAATATCTAACCTTCAAACATTGTATAATAGAATAATATGTAATcataaaacataattcaaaaccAATTACAAACAAAGTCCAATGTAACTTATATGTTTCGTGAATACATACCATGCGAATGGCATGCTCATGTGTACTAATGGAGCCACCTGTGTGTAAAGAACCACCTGTGTCAGATGTTCGGTTTTTTTGGTTTTGACTACACTTGGAACGAAAGTCAGGTGAATTCCACTGAGATAGCAAAGAAGTCCAGACATCATCAAACATCCAAATAGGCTTTTTCCCATTTTTTCTAGCTTCCATGAACATTTCAGATAACCTATGTGCGGCTTTTGAgtggaagttttttttaatcctTTCCTCATGTTCAGGTTTCCAACAGACTTTTTTCTATGTAAACACaaaatttatagttaaaaaagtgaagaattttttaatacaacactttaaataaataataactgaGAATTCAATTATGGAAGATGCCAAATACCAAAAGAAATTGACATTTTAATTAAATGCAACATGTATAATATAAcaagtattgttaatattaaatataagaaGAAATACTTTAAAACGTTTGAAGAAGATTTCTCTGTCTTCATCAGTCATTGAACCCCATGTAAGCCATGGCTGACAGTATTGTTGTTTAATGATGAATGTGATTGCCTGTGATGCAACCCTACATGGATGAAACCTTAAAAAAACAagtaataaagaaattattagataataaattgataaaagaaataatgTGAAAGATTTTATTTATGGTCTTTACTTACCCATTACCATAAGGTGAAATCATAGGAAGAGCATGACCAACTGAGAGAGTGTCATCCTCATTGTTTGATTCTGCATCACCTCTATCACGGTAAATCTGCGCACCTTCCCCAATAGCACAATCATTGATTCTAGAAGGCACTGATAGCGGTGAGGGTGTTGATAATGGTGTAACCCTTGACAATGGTGATGGTACTGATGATGTTGAGGGTCCTGTACCTGATGGAGAAGGCGCTGATGCCACAACTGGGGTTGGGGAAGATGTGGTGGGAGAAATGTCTCTTCTTGATTGAAAAGGTATGTCTGCAGTCCTAGGACATGGAAAAGATGCAGCTGTAGAGATAGGCGTGAGACCTGGGGTAGGAGAAGatgtatgtgcaggagttgggGATGGGGAAGGTTCATGTGTAATAGGTGCATTTGGTGGGGGTGGAATATTTACTTTAAGCACATATCGTGGCCTTTTACGCTTCATTACTCTTTTCCCCTTATTTTGACCAGATAAGTAAGGTTTTGGTTGGTCACATCCTCCTGAAGACATCTATaaccaaaaaattatattatcaatTATAAATGAAAGGAACATACTGCAATTAAAAACACACAAcataataaaagtttctttcacAGAAGAATCATTATGTTATTACATAAACAAGAAAATAGCAACAGTAACAATCCCATAATGTATTCATAGCACATAATTCTATCATCATCAAATTCATGttcttcattgtcttcttcTGAATCATTTTGTTCAAGTTGCCCATCTTCACTATCCTCTCCAGTATAATCATCTTCAGTGTCCCCATTTTCACTATCTTCAAACTCCTCTTCATTATCCTcttcttgaaaatcttgaaattcaTTATCTTCGTCCACTTCTTCAACATGAACTTGCGAATGTTGGAATCCTAAAATACCTTCAACTTCAATTACTTCATTTACATGAGACATTTCATCTATTTGGTAAGGAACATCATCTTCCATATCAAGAGATTCAATGCGACCTCTAGGCTTTGTTTTAATTGCAACACACCaactttttttgtcctttcttgATGTTGGATAGGGGACATAATATACTTGTCTTACATTATGTGCAAGGATAAATGGATCAAAGGGTAAATACCTTTTCTCGATGTGAATGTCCACAATTCCATATTTAGGATCCACTATTGTACCTTTATGTGATGGATCAAACCACTGACAATAAAATACCACCATTTTCTTCGGGGAGCTCGAAGAATTGTACTCTAGCTCATATATGTGTTCAATGAGTCCATAGAAATCATCATGGCCTCCTTCCGTGAGCCCCTTTACATAAACACcactatttattgtttttttcccCTTGCTCCATGCATGAGTGTGAAATTTGTACCCATTGACGAAGTAAGTGTGCCATTCATTAGCACATGTGAAAGGGCCATATGATAATTCCCTTAAGTGTATGTTTCTTACATTTAAAGGCTCACTTGTAACCTACAAAGGCAAGAGATACTGacttatctatatttttttaggtTAAATAAGACATAACTTAATCACATTGAGTTGATCATACCTGACCCGTAAACCATTCAGGGAAATGTGCATGTATATCATTTGATGCATTTGATGAGCTTATTTGTTTAGATTGCAAGAATGAACTGTGAAACATATTAAAACAATCAAGAATGGTTTATTTAGAGGatcaattttttcaaaaattgaagTCAATTATTTGATATACTCACTCGAGGTATGGTTTTACTTCGTTGCAATTGATCAAAACATGAACATGGACAGAGTTCCATTCTTTATGGTTGAACCAATGGATTAACTTTTTTCTTGAAGAACGACCAGGCTGGTTAAAGATGGATAACATTGATGGAAAACTTTCAATTCCACGAGGTATTTCATTTCTACGATTTCGTGGTGACAACATGAAGTTCTTGAAATAGTGGGAACAAAAGTGAATTGTTTCTCGGTGCAAGTAAGATGCAGAAATTGATCCTTCAACTTGAGCCTTATTTTTCACTGAGCGTTTAGAATCACCCATAAACCTATAATTAAGTAAATTGGAGATGGATTTAGAcaaataaatgaattattttgacataataacaataatatttttcataccttTCAAATGGATACATCCATCTATATTGAACTGGTCCACCaagtcttgcttcatttgcaAGATGAATTGGAAGGTGTTCCATTGAATCAAAGAATGCAGGGGGGAATACTCTCTCCAACTTGCAAAGaatgattgaaatattttcttccATTCTAACCAAGTCATGATCCTTTATTGTTGCCGAGCACAAATCTTTGAAGAAATGGCTAACTTCAATAAGTGGATTCAAAACATGCACTGGTAATGAATGAAATGCAATAGGAAGTAAACACTCCATGAATATATGACAATCATGACTTTTCATCCCAAGCATCTTCCCCTTGTCTACATCCACACATCTTGCCAAATTTGAAGAATAACCATCAGGCATACGAAGTTCTTTTATCCATTGATAAACTAACTTTGTCCCCTGTAGTTAAAGTGTAATTTGCTTTTGGTTTTAGAATCTTCCCATTAGCTTGCAACTTTAACTCCAAATCAGGTCTCCTACAATGCAATGTTAGGTCTTTTCTTGCCTTATCATTGTCCTTTGTTTTACCTTTTACATCCATGACGGTGTTAAATATATTGTCAAAGAAATTTTTCTCTATATGCATAACATCAAGATTGTGCCTCAATAAATTATCTTTCCAATATGGAAGATCCCAAAAGATACTTCTTTTTGTCCAATTATGCCACTCTCCATAACCTGGTAATTTCGACCTGTGAGGCTCATCTATGACTGTTGGTAGATTCCTAACTATATTCCAAACCTCTTCAGATGTCAACATAGGTGGTGGTCCACCCATTTCAACTTTGTCCTTTTTGAAAGCCTTTTTATTCCTCCTAAATGTATGATCATTAGGCAAGAACCTACGGTGTGAGTCAAACCAACTATTTTTTTGTCCATGTTCTAATCTAAAGGCCTTTGTGTGCTCCATGCAATACGGGCAagccaatttaccttgagtccCCCAACCAGACAACATGCCATATGCAGGGAAGTCATTAATTGTCCACATTAGACTTGCTCGCATCATAAAGTTTTGCTTCCTTGAAATATCGTATGTTTCAACACCACTCCACAACTTTTTAAGATCATCGATAAGTGGTTGCAAATAAACATCGATACGAGCCTTCGGATTATGTGGACCGGGAATGAGACAACTCAAAAACATATAGGGTCTAGACATGCACATTTCAGGAGGAAGATTATATGGGGTGACAATTACTGGCCAACAAGAGTAAGGTTTTGCTGATGCTTGAATATATGGATTAAATCCATCAGAGCATAAACCAAGTCATACATTACGTGGCTCAGCGGCAAATTCAGGATGTAATTGATCAAAATGTTTCCAAGCTTCACCATCTGAGGGATGTCGTAGCACACCCGAAGGTCTTCTATTATCATAGTGCCATGTCATTTGTCCTGAAGTTTGCATAGATGCAAACAATCTTTGTAATCTTGGAATTATAGGAAAATAGAACATTCTTTTCAGAGAAATTGGTTTTCTTTTACTTGTTCCAACTCTTGGGTCATGATATCGTGCATGATGACAAAATTTACACTGTAGTAGTCGTCCATCATTTTTCCCATATTCATTGTCATAAAAAAGCATACAACCTTTTACACAACAATCTATCCTCTTAGCCTTCAACCCCAACATTGACACTAACCTCTTAGCATCATAATAACTTTTTGGCAAACCCTCTTTTATTGGTGTAGCATCCGACAACATTGTTGTGATAAAATCTAAGCATTGGTTATAGTGGTATGTAACTGAACGTAGAATTGAATCCAAGAGAAAGCTGAAGGAAGGAAACCCAATTGGGAATTCCGAACAGAGAAAAAACAGAATACTGAACATAGAAGGAAGTACAGGTAAGGGAATATGTGCTTGCTTATTATAGGTATTATTTATAGGTGCTAAACGGTGGAAGCGGTGAGCCACCGCATCGCACCGCCGCATCGCACCGCTCACCTCTCTAAACTCACTTTAAATGTTAAGTAATCCAACTGAACATTATCGTACACTAAATCAAAGGAAAAAAATTCAATACCTTTGAATAAGCCTCTGTAAATCGCCCTTGAAACGTCTGCGCTTCAGGCCACGACGACGACCACGACGACGCTTTTCATTGGGTTTTCACGAAATTTTCGAAGTCACCATTCAAGATTTAGGTTTACAATCACGAACACCAGATTAGGGCTTTTGGTTTCACAAATTGAAACCAAAAATTGGGGATTTCAGTGTAGATTTCGGAAGACACGAATTTGGGTTGAAATCTTCAAATGAAACAGAGACTGGGAGAGAAAAAACGGGAACTTCAAAGTTTCATTCTTTGGGCGTTTTGGAGCTTCGAAGGTGTTACAGTTTCGGTTTCTCACATTCTCACGGTTTGGTTTAGGATTTCAGAACCTCCATTGacgttttcaaacaaaaactcGTGTTTCAGTTTAGGAAACCTGTTTCAGTCAAGGGAGCAGGAGTGTGAGAGTGTTTGAGAGGTGAGTGGAGAGGAATGTTCCTCAGAAGGAaaccaacatatttttttaaaaaaaaaaaattactttaaaatacattaaaaactTTCCCACCACCTTAACTTTCGTACGTAAAGTCCTTTCTCCCCTTTTTATGTAGAATAACATTACCTACGAAATTTTTGGTAGGTAAAAACCTATTTACATACCAAAAAAAGTTCATGGGTAATTATCCATGGGTAATACaggtttttcttgtagtggtgtTACTTAAGGCTACACAATCAAACTTTGtcatttgaaatataaaatattttttttaataaggaCTCAATtgaaaaatcttaaatatatgTGAAATTGATATTTCAACTACACTGATAATTATTTTgacaatttatttttgttgcatttGTAATAAAAGTGGATTCGTTTCCATTTTGTGTTTGGAACATTTTGAACCCATCaactttttatacttatatgtagcaactaaaaatattattattttatttcaaaattttatttatatttttttaattaaatataatattttattattaaaaagagttgtaaagtaaaaataagaaaaaaaaatatgagttttaaaatataatttttatttatttattttttttcctcttaCTTTCTTTTACAATCATGCTCCACTTGGCCAATTTTGATGTTTTTCTTATGTGCCAATTTTTTATCCAATCGGCCACCAATTTATTATACGCCAGTCTTGTTCGGCCCATCATCATGTTTTATaacttgtttttcttcttctcttatATATACAAAACAATAGtatttaatgtttatttaaaaaataataataaataaaataatacactCAAATAATTTTTAGGGGTTTGTATTATCGCATTAcatctaataaaaataaaactcttGAGTATTTGTATgaccaaaattaaaaattgaaaatgttttcttatatataaaatttatataatattttactcGATAAATAgtttacacttttatttattgtataattcGAAAGGGTATTAAACATAGTTTCTTTCCTTATCTTATATTCTAATTCgtgtaaattataaaaaaaaaatctaaaaaatatcaaaattaaaaaattaaaaaacatcaaCACAAACAACATCTATTTTTAAACAAAGAAGTACTTAATATCTAATTTTGCATTTTGAATGAAAATATACATGACCGAAGTTAATTCTCGTCGAGCTCAaatgaaaaattcaaaaaatatttttttatatattcttttttgttttatttttggagaaaaaaataaatattttaaaaattacatttgtTTTACACAATTAATTAAAGGTAACACCTTTCCTACACGTAACAAAATCACtataacaaatttttattttatttttctgaaaaaaaagcctacaaatttatatatattgtttgtaAACCATATGCCAAATGGACCAGCCACAttgatagtaaaaaaaataggtACTCAGTGTTCACTTttcaaacattaaaaaattaggTGTGAAACAAATAAGTAGAAAACTATatatgattaattttaaaaaatattaaagataaaacaaaacaaactattacaaattataaaatgtGAATAACTAAATTAACCATTTTTAAAAAAGTGTGAATTcgtttaatatattttacaaaaatagcAACATAGAAAGCAACTAATTTAAGCATGAATTTGTACGATTAAAAGGTATTTTTATTccatagaaaataaatttgttcctATAATTTGGTCCCCTTTTTGTTTCTAGTATATAGGTGGTGGGTGTGGGTAGGTGGAGTTGCATGATCCCAAAGAATCAAAagatttttaacaaaaatttagctTCATGCATGAATCTATACCATTGTTGAAGGCAGTGCCAAATGGTAACACAACCAAGGAAAGAGCATGCAAACATTGCAGATGTTGACTGCTGAGAAAGATATCTTAAGAAACATGTGTTTCTAACAATAGCAACCAACCTCCAAACAAGAAAAATAGCTTTTGGATCCTTCAAACACAAATGGgtttaacatatatatttatataagttAGTTTATGATTGATTCATTGATGCCACAGAATAAAAAAGGGCATTGTTAACCAACGGCAATCATCACAAAAGAAGAACAAGGGTGGAGGGAAGGGAAGGGAAGGGAagggaagaagaggaaggcaaAAGAGAAGATAAATTCCTATTTGTATTTGTAGAAAAGAGGAGAGACACTGTCTCTCCTCTTTCATCTAACCAAAGTGTGGGAGAAGAAATTTATGTCATCATCAAGCACAAGAAGGAAGACGAAGAACATGTTTGGAATATGTTGTGGTGATGACGTGAACGATGTAAATGATAAAGAGATTGAGGCAAGAGAAGATGGCAGCCAATACAGTCTCACaggtgttcttcttccttctcttgGTGCCACTGCCATCAACAACGGGAGTCGCAGACCAATTCTTCATCGCAATATCATCTCCCCTTATAATCGTCGTTACAGGTAATTAACATTTTCTGCATGTTTTCACGTTTGCATGTCCATTTCATTCATTTTGCAACCATTCCAAACCATAAAGCAACAATTTCTAGCTTTCTTCATAGGCTTCAAAACGAAGAAACAACACACAATGTTATTGCCAAAGACTTGTATTATATAGTTTACTTTTCTTTGTTCTCTCTTTGTTAATACATTGTCTCATTTTTTTCTGCATTTTTAGCTCTTTAAAAGATTTTTCAACAATTTATAGAAACTTGGGTTAAAACCTTTTTGTCATTGTACACCCCAGAAGCAAAAACAAATTACTGCGCATATTTTAGTCCATGTTCTGAATGAagctttatgaaaaaaaaaaaaaaactcagaaGAAATAAGGAATTGCTTCTTTGAACGGAAAAGCCGTTTAAATTAGTTGTTTGAgttgattttaaataaaaaaattcacatattTGTGATGGTTAGATTAGGTCATGCAGTTATTAATGATGAAGCATGTAAAATCTGATGACTGAATGTTGAGAGAGAGAAAGGGTTTACATGAAGATATGATGATGGTACTGTGTGTGATGTTAACATATAATTGCAGAATATGGACCAAGTTTCTGCTAATATTGGTGTTCTACACAGCTTGGATATGTCCATTTGAATTTGGTTTCCTTGAAAAATCAAAGGGTGCACTAGCTGTAACCGACAATGTTGTAAACGGGTTTTTTGCCATTGACATTGTTCTCACCTTCTTCGTTGCTTACCTTGATAAGTCTACTTATCTATTAGTTGATAACTACAAACTCATTGCTTTGAGATATGCTAAATCTTGGTTGATTTTGGATGTCATTGCTTGTGTTCCATATGAAGTTGTTCGTAGTTTGTTGCCACCTCCTCTTCAGTTCTATAGTTACTTGAATATTCTCCGACTTTGGCGTCTCCATCGAGTTAGTGCCATGTTTGCAAGGTATGACATAACTCAAACTTTTCCTTCTCAACTATTATATAGGATAAGTTTtgattatttatcattatagtTTTCTACACACATTGAAAAGCCTCTTTTATGTATGGGAGAATGAGTATTTCACATTCTTCTAAAGCACTGTTTTACATTGTGATTCTACTCTTAAATGTATCTGCAGTGTAATAAGAAAATCTGTGAAGTTAATTATGGTGGAATATGTGATATAAAATAACAGAGATGGACAAGTGTCATAAAAATTGGTCCaaagtttataattttaaatcatGTCACAACAGACATATaaaaggagtgtgaagaaggcatgtgaaataaaataatcatcttGGTTTGAGTTAGGGTAATCTTGCTTCATTTTACTTACATTATAGCTTAATTAATGTGACAGATTGGAAAAGGACAGAAATTATAGCTACTTTTGGGTGCGTTGTTGCAAGCTTACATGTGTAAGTACTTACTTATACTGCAGTGAGTTTCTTGGTAGAGTTTTTTATCATGACAAAACAACCTATCTTATGATGTTATGCCATTTTAGGTTACTCTATTCGCAGTGCATGCTGCTGCatgctttttcttttttcttgctGCACGAGATGATCCACAAAATACATGGCTTGGACTTGTTCCTAAGGCCATCGACCAAAATATATGGGGAAAATATGTAGTAGCTATATATTGGTCCATAGCCACCCTTGTATCAGTTGGTTATGGTGATCTACATCCTgtaaatacaaaagaaatgGTATTTAGCATTTTGTATATGCTCTTTAATCTTGGACTCACCTCATATTTGATAGGCAACATGACCAACATGGTTGTCCACTGGACTGAAAGAACTAAGAGATATGTAAGTGTATCTTGTCATTCACCATCCCTTCTTTATAGTTAACCTTTATAAGCAAggttttaagaaattattagtGGTCTTGAATTAGGCCAAATCAAGGTTTTTGAGGTTGTTATGTTATGAATACAATATGATTACAATTGGGAccatatattttttcatatttgtcTGCAATCTCCTACAATACCAAGTACTAATCGTTACCACAGTATAAAACTTTGCTAATAAGTTCCAGAGTTCTGTTACAGGAAAGGAAAAGGAAGAGAATTCTAAGTCTCAACACATTGTGCAAActatatttcttttgtttttattttcaggAGGCTTGTtaattatatagttttaattCAAAATGTTTGTTTTCATGGCATAACAGAGAGACACTGTCCAATCTGCTTCAAATTTTGCCCATAGGAATCGCTTGCCTATTCGTTTGCAAGAACAAATATTTGCTCATTTGCTTATGAGGTATAGAACTGATTTAGAAGGACTACAACAACAAGAGATCATTGATTCCCTTCCAAAAGCCATTCACTCTAGCATCTCACACTACCTATTCTTTTCACTTATGGACAAAGTGTACTTATTCCATGGAGTGTCAAATGACCTACTTTTTCAATTGGTAATATTTTGTGTTTGTCATACCTTGCTGCAttatgttaaaagaaaaaaacctTAAAGAATTTGGTTAAACAAAATTTGAAgtgcaacaacaacaaaaacttTATCACACTTGGAAATCTCAGTTACATAAATCACACTATGTCATTTGACtcaataagaaacaaagtttttTAGAGATGTTATTCACCATTAGATCTTTGTTAGCAATTGTTATTGGGACAATATTTCACTTGTACACACAGTAATGCTAAGTTGAggaaataataataagaaaataaactatAGTATTTGTAGGACAGATATGCATGTAATTGACATATGACAATTAATTCCTAATAACTTGATGACATTAGTTTTACAATTCCTCCCAGTGTCCTTTTTGGTCACCTTTTCCCCATTTTTACAGGGATAAAGAACATGGAATCTAATATCCTTACTAGTACTTCCAACAACCCTTTTTTATACGCACTCAAACAACTATAAATGATGTTTTTAATCATTTCCTCAATTAGTGAAACACAAATATTCAGAAGGA from Phaseolus vulgaris cultivar G19833 chromosome 1, P. vulgaris v2.0, whole genome shotgun sequence carries:
- the LOC137815374 gene encoding uncharacterized protein, yielding MSSGGCDQPKPYLSGQNKGKRVMKRKRPRYVLKVNIPPPPNAPITHEPSPSPTPAHTSSPTPGLTPISTAASFPCPRTADIPFQSRRDISPTTSSPTPVVASAPSPSGTGPSTSSVPSPLSRVTPLSTPSPLSVPSRINDCAIGEGAQIYRDRGDAESNNEDDTLSVGHALPMISPYGNGVASQAITFIIKQQYCQPWLTWGSMTDEDREIFFKRFKKKVCWKPEHEERIKKNFHSKAAHRLSEMFMEARKNGKKPIWMFDDVWTSLLSQWNSPDFRSKCSQNQKNRTSDTGGSLHTGGSISTHEHAIRMAKQLGRPVYIDEVFMQTHIQKSSGEFVDERSRRTHEEFQSRLSQVRSEVASGSSPIDSAEEDRIRLESWLLAAGGKKKGRIYGVGDLAHNFKRGNTLTYNQPSSSSEDSPSVLLLKEEVRNYKEHNDKLTEHVKSLVSIILPFLPSEARSSVAQQS
- the LOC137815375 gene encoding uncharacterized protein; its protein translation is MLSDATPIKEGLPKSYYDAKRLVSMLGLKAKRIDCCVKGCMLFYDNEYGKNDGRLLQCKFCHHARYHDPRVGTSKRKPISLKRMFYFPIIPRLQRLFASMQTSGQMTWHYDNRRPSGVLRHPSDGEAWKHFDQLHPEFAAEPPSAKPYSCWPVIVTPYNLPPEMCMSRPYMFLSCLIPGPHNPKARIDVYLQPLIDDLKKLWSGVETYDISRKQNFMMRASLMWTINDFPAYGMLSGWGTQGKLACPYCMEHTKAFRLEHGQKNSWFDSHRRFLPNDHTFRRNKKAFKKDKVEMGGPPPMLTSEEVWNIVRNLPTVIDEPHRSKLPGYGEWHNWTKRSIFWDLPYWKDNLLRHNLDVMHIEKNFFDNIFNTVMDVKGKTKDNDKGTKLVYQWIKELRMPDGYSSNLARCVDVDKGKMLGMKSHDCHIFMECLLPIAFHSLPVHVLNPLIEVSHFFKDLCSATIKDHDLVRMEENISIILCKLERVFPPAFFDSMEHLPIHLANEARLGGPVQYRWMYPFERFMGDSKRSVKNKAQVEGSISASYLHRETIHFCSHYFKNFMLSPRNRRNEIPRGIESFPSMLSIFNQPGRSSRKKLIHWFNHKEWNSVHVHVLINCNEVKPYLDSFLQSKQISSSNASNDIHAHFPEWFTGQVTSEPLNVRNIHLRELSYGPFTCANEWHTYFVNGYKFHTHAWSKGKKTINSGVYVKGLTEGGHDDFYGLIEHIYELEYNSSSSPKKMVVFYCQWFDPSHKGTIVDPKYGIVDIHIEKRYLPFDPFILAHNVRQVYYVPYPTSRKDKKSWCVAIKTKPRGRIESLDMEDDVPYQIDEMSHVNEVIEVEGILGFQHSQVHVEEVDEDNEFQDFQEEDNEEEFEDSENGDTEDDYTGEDSEDGQLEQNDSEEDNEEHEFDDDRIMCYEYIMGLLLLLFSCLCNNIMILL